CAAGAGCCAAAGACCACCAGAAAAACCAATGGGATCAACCACCTCAAAGCACGAAAACCCCAGCGACTTCACCACATCAAGGGCTTTTGTCCCCACAATTCTCAGctcacaaacaaacaaaatatgaacatgatgaacatGAATCAATTCCATCATAGTGTATCTAAATTTAGTGCAAGGTGCACCTCTAGCATTCCAATATAGAATATCcatcaacaaacaaacaacagaaaaagaaacctCAAGGGCTAAACCCTACAATCAAAAGCCAAACGGCATACTTTCAACATTGTTGAAGGCATTGCTTACCATATTCCCACTAGAATCATTCACCTTACCTGTTGAGATATCCATCCCTTCATCAAAAAGCAAACCATCATGAAGAGAATAAGCAACAGAATCCTCATCATCCTTATGATCATATCCTTTCCATGATGATCACCATTATTAGCTATATTTAGAGGTTGATGTCCAAATATATAGACACCCTTCTCCTGGTACAAACTCTAATCCTTTCCCCAAGAATCCATGTAAGCATTCACAGAGTCGAAAACAAAAGCTCTGCTCTCATCCACAACCTTCATGCCTTTATTGCTCACACTACTTTTAGAAAACCCAGAGAAACCCAAATTTGTTTTACCACCAAATAATCCTGAAGCCCTTGGCTTACCAGGCTGATTAGAAATATCACTAAGCACAGCCTTGTTTCCAACATTAGTTTCCTAGCCTTAGTCCAAACTTTCTTTTCAAAACCAGCACCATTTTTAGAAACATAAGACTTCCCTGTAGTCCCTTGAACTGCCATAACACCATAATCAACATTATTAAAGCCAAAATCTTCACTAACCTTCCTCAAAGCATCAAATCAAGAGCCTTGGTTCTTAGAGCCAGATCCTTGATTACCCATCCCCTTAGACATATTCTTTGGTCGCCTCCTTGATAGGACATTCATCCATGGACCTCGAAGATTTTCTAGCTCCTTACTATTCCCTTCCTGACCCATAACAATATCTGCACCCACCTCCAGACGAACTGTAGATGAGTTTGCCCCAGGTTGTCTGAAGCAAACATCTCTTTCAAAGTACAATGCCCCCTTTTATGACCATAATGGCAACACAAATAACAGATATAAAGAAGACCTTCATACTCTATGTTATACAACATTGGTTAATTTGAATAAAAGCCTCAAGAGGTTTCGTGAGGTCCAATTCCACACATAGTCGAGCAAATTTACCCCTATTCTGAGTAGTAGTCAGAGTGTCAATCTTAAGCAACTTACCCAACAAATTTCCAATCCTCTTCAAAGCCCAATCATTTTAAAGAAGAAGGGTACCATTGTCCTTTTAATGATTATTTTAAGTTGGGCCAACAAATCTGGGCCTCCTCTTTGGTctaatccaaaacaaaatttgattcctaggtattaaaacccaaacaaaaatactCTGTGTCTCAAATAATAATTAGTAACGATAGTTATATCTAATACCCAATcttcaaatacaaatacaagagtatcataataagaaaaacacaaagcgTTGCAGTTTCTATTTtataaacctaaaaaaaatacaaatactaGAGttatataaaagtaaaaaatgtgTAGCATTTTCTATTATATAAACCTAAAAATACCAATATAAGAGTAACATACACAATACATTGTAGTTTCTATTGtataattctaaaaatattaatataagaGTAGCGTAAAAATACACACTACAttgcaatttatattttattagtcTAAAATTACCAATATATGagtaacataaaaatatacattGCATTGGAGTTTCTATTGTATAAACCTAACCCAATTGTGATTGTTATACAtggtgttttatttatttgtttttttttttttggtgtggtTTAAATTATTGATGAGACTCTTAAACAAATGATAATAATGatgatttttgtttctaaAGCCAAATAGTAAAATCACAATCAAGTTTACAATCAAGTCACAAACTTAAGAACAAATTCTAATTGTTGCGCGTCGTTagctttgtgtgtgtgtatatatatattgtttaaaaGGATTAAAACttgtaaatttttataaatttaaattgatatatTTATGTAGAATTAGAGAGCATGAGAGCTTTTGTATAAATGGTTCTCGAATCGGTattaaaatgaatattttctttaaaaaatttacttGTACTATTAACATTTTGCAACTCTATCACACAAACAAGTTGGTTTAGTGGTATGGGATCGAGATTTCCTCCTTTGAGTGAGGAAGCAGTCGCCGACGAGCTAGATTGGCAATAGAGTTGGGCAAACGAGGTGGTCGGTCGCCATAGTTGGTCCTTGGTGCTGTGGCTGGCTGCTGGATTTTAATCGGAGCGCCACCTGAGTTGGCCGCCGAAAAGGTGACTCACTCGGCAGAAAATTGCCATTATTGATCGGCTTTAAGGGAATTTGTGTAAAAAGGGGTCAATGgcattgtataattttttgttgttttgaatACATTAATGTAATTTTGAAGGGTAATATATAGTGGTTGACCTTATCCAAATTAGACTATTATCTACCACAATAGTAAACTCTATTAAATTTAAACCAACGCTcccttaaaaaacaaattaaaaaaattgaatctttgttttcaatgaAATTCCAAGTCaataaggaagaagaaggtgaTGAAGAACCATAGAATCTCCACTCTCAAATctctgaaaaaaaattattaatataaatgggttaatcattttattagtcccGAAATTTAGATcagatttgcatttgagtccttcaattttcaaaatagttctagtggtcctttaacttcatTTTCGTTAGGATAAATGGTcctgccgtcaattttgttaactttttctgttaaatacGATggcaaaatgatatttttatatttaaaccaaaaaaatgaatcatatcttgaaaataataataaaagaaaatcaaataaaaaaccaacaaaaataaaaaataaagtttgggGCGAGTAGAAATCAAgatagagggagagagagagagtttaattttaattttcggtAAACTACAGTAAATTCTCTAACCTATAGGATCATTTACGAGTGCATACCCGATTTTGGGGACATTTACGAGCACATACTCAACGTCGCGGAAAACCTACAATTTTCTCCCTCCTTTAACGAGATCGTAAAAAAATCCGTTATCTGCCTATGTGGTATTTGTGGGACCCTTTTTTTAAACTCACGTGGACTCCACATAAGacataaaattaataaaataaatgaaaaaacaataaaaaaatctaaaaaccccaacaaaaaaaaaaaagcctcatcttctctctctctgggttGATCTGGGCCAATGTCTTCGTCAAAGTTGGAATTGAGTCTCCGCTCTTGTTCGTCCCCTTCGTCTGCAAGTTCTTGTTCGTCGACGAAGACCCATCACCTTTCCCGATTGCCCATCACACCTCCCGATCGCCCCGAAATCTCTCAGCCCCAACTAGGTTTTCGACGTCGACCAAGCCCCATACCCAGATCTGCTGAGTGCCTCTGTATCTTCCTCCAGATCTGTTGCGTGCCTCTGTAAGTTCCACCTTCGTTATTCAATATTTCTCTCACTTGAATTTGTTGTTGGGTTCagagagattgagatttaATAAAATAGTAACAGTGAGGGCCTAACATTTTAGTTCAATCATTTGGACTAATATGGAAGAATCAAAATCACGCCCTTGAAAAAATCAACTCGGAAAGGAGCAGGGCCTGTGGCGGGCATTTGGGAAAGTCGGGCCGATCGGGTGTCTTCATTCAAGCAATACAGATATGCAATTCTATTTGTGCTTTCAACAAGTAGGCGATGCGAATCTATGGTTTCTATCAATCTGAAACCATACCAATTGTTTTCCAAAACGTGACCCAAGTTCTCAAAGTCTAAAGTTGCAGGAGTTGGGGATTTGAGGGTTGGGCTGTGTTGGGGAGGATAGGTGTTTTGCAGGTCCTGCACTTGAGGCAATTGGAAAGCACTGCAAACATCTCAAAAAGTTGCAAAGATGTATGTACGGATGGGAGGTACTTGACAAGGTCTCTCAAGATGACGAGGCCCTTGCAATAGCAGCCACAATGCCAAAACTCAATCACCTTGAGATACTCTACCTCCGTATTAGTACAGAAGCTGTGTGCCAGATACTCTTGAAGTGCCCTGAGCAACAGTTATTAGATGTGTGAGGGTGCTATAGTGTAAAGCTTGATGAAAGGTTTGTCAAGAAATTCTCAGGACTGAAGGTGATTGGACAAGGTTCAGCCAATGAGGGCTGGGATGAATGTTCAAACTACTCAGTTTCTTCTGGCTACTTAGCTTGGGACTTTGTCGCCAGTGTAATGGATGATGATTTTGACGAAGAGATGTTAGATGAAGCTTGGGTGGTTGTTTTCGTGGCTGGAGTAGCTGGGTTCGATtcgatggagagagagagagagagagagatcttttcaaatgattttaaaataatttaaacagtaaaataatttagtaattaatttttagtCCACGCGGAAGTCCATAAATGACCCTATATGTTGAGTAAATTGTAGGTTTTCTTCAACGTTGAGTACGTACTCATAAATGTTCCCAAAATCGGATATGCACTCATAAATGACCCTATATGTTGAGGGGTTTACTGCAATTtactctttaattttttattcatattttaatcaatttttatacaaaaatatcattttgctCTTGCATTTAACAGAACCACGAGAATCATTTTAGAAATTGAGGGGTTCAAATGCAAATTAAGTGTAAATTCAgagactaataaaacgattagcCCTGAAatctatttgttttttaatttaaaaaacccaAGACGAAGTCAAAGGAGTGGAGGAAAATAATCAATTGAGGggctaaaaacaaaaacatgggGCTAGAAATAATATGAGAGGCTAGAAAATAATCAATAGAACTATTCAACAATAAACCTAAAATCATTTACATAGAGCCTAAACTTTATGGTTAACACTAACAAAAGGGCAAGAGTTAATGTGGTACTTCTTTTGTTGGGTTTACCCAAAATCTAAATTTCCATACAACCCTAAGCTAACAGAACACTGAATTTATACAGTTAGAAAAACTCTGCCCAAAAGCCATCCAGGTGATAGTGGCAACTATTTCTGATGCTTAATTGTCGCATGCCCTTTACCATGACGCCAAATTCCATGGTTTTCAAGAAATAGTTGCACAGAAGCAGGTACATTTGTTCTCAGCGATCCAAAAACCAACATTGTACTATTGAACAGAAGCTTCGCGAATCCATCTATCTCTGATTCATACTGCTCATAAATGAAAAACAGAGTGAAAGCGAACACCAGTGCTGCAAAATATTTCCAATAAGATCAATATGAAGTTCCCAAGTTCAAATTAATAAGAGATTGATTAACTCTAGCATGGTGAACTAGCATTCCCTTACCTACACCTATCACCACAGTCAAGGCTTGTGACGAAATCAGCTTGAGAAAATAGAGGGAAGCTGCAAACTGTATtgattacaaaagattattgTAAGATGTTAGCAAGAGAATAACTGCTGTCAATGAAGCTCTCTCAATCTTATAAAGATTGCatatagaaatataaaaatgtgCGTATAAAAACGAAAGATTATTGATAACATAAAAGAGGTTTAAGCATggttattttgaaaaaatgaaatgaaagaaaaagacaaaaagaactTACATAACAAAACGACTGTACATATTTAGGATAACTAACAATATCCAATGGATTTAGCATATTTCACAAAGTAATGCTGAGCTCCTTACTCCTTATAGATCAAGTTGATGCAAACATTTTGTAGACAAATAATTataagggaaaagaaaagaaaaccaatacGAACTTCATTGAACTGGATCTGCAATTCAGCTTGGGTCAAAAGGACCAAGCCTTGTCAAAGGTCATTCAGGGAAAAAGACAAACATACATGTTCATACTTCACGCCTCAAGAGCAATAATAATTTCCTTAGGCTGGGATACATGATTGAACTTTCATATTTAGATTTCTCCAAAATCAGCTACATAATATTTAAGCCATGGCTTCCATTTAAACTACGAAAAAATGTCATTCCTTGACACAAATAACAAACTATAAAGCAAGGACCACTTCCAACAATTCAAATACCAAGAGCAGTCTagaatttcaaaatcaatgaaGACACCGGATTATCATTTCTCCAACAAGTATTACAAGTAATAAGGGACACAATCGGACTGGGAAGTAGCGTTAAAAGGTTATTAACTAGTACTCCCAGTCGATGTAATGACCTTGAACAGTCGAAACTTAATAGTTAATTTAAATAGTAGGTATAAAAGTTAAACTGAATAGTCAAAATTTCCTAATGCCCTTATGTTTTAGCAACTACACCTGCAAAGCTCAATACCCTGTGCCCAGGAAAGGTTACAGACAGAAATTACATAAAGCATGATTTGGGCAAATTTTGTAGTGATATGCACTTCactaaaaataacaaattatcATAGTCCATACCTTGAAGAAAATATCCCAATCATCCCCTTGGGCCAGTTGTCTCATATAACCAACCCCTCTGTTCCACAAATATGCTATGGTTGCAATCATGTCTTTCACTGCCATTTCAGGAATCTCAAAACAAGATAAAGATAAACTCTTGACGGTAAGACCCAATCTGTTCAAAAGGCATTATGGTCAGTAGATATAGGAGGAATGGATCTCTTTTAGCATTTAAGAGGTTACTCAAGCTAAAGGCTTATAAGCATCAATACTTACATCTTTGGTGGTAGAATTCCATATCCATAAAGGCCAAATGAAACTAAAAGCAGAAGCTTGGATACAGATGAGGCAAAAGTTCTTCCACAAAGGAAAAACCAGTAAAACAATAGACTCAAAGCAAGAAAATAAGTAAAAGATTTCTTCTCATCACGCCACAGCAAAATGTCTGCAACTGCAGGCAATACATTTCAAGGTCATTCTACAATCGCAATCAAACATTTTATGATAGCAATCAAACAATAAACACCTTCTGATGAAAGTGTCTAgaatgcattttttatttataagaaacaaACTTtcattgaaggaaaaagaaagagtgaaAAAAGAGAGGACAAGGTCCTCGGGCATATACGAGCGCATATGATGGATCATGTTTGATCCAAAGATGTGTTCCAAAATGCAAATCCTTCCTGGTGCTAACTCGGTACGTTTGACGTTATCCAAAACCCTGTTCATGAGCCTAAGTAAAGCTGTGGACTAAATTACATATTACTTAGTATGGCACAATGCAAGGACAAATTAACATGTGACGTGTACCGCTCTCACCAAAATCAGGCACAAGGATCCAAGGCAAGAAGCCCAGCCCTACCCAGCTAGAATTTTTGTTATAAGGAGTTTAACACACCCCCCCAAAAACCACCACCACAAAAagaatattgaaaataatgtGTAACTGATAACAAAATAGAGCACAAATAATATGGTACAACGGAAAACAACCTTCTCCACTGCCTAGCAGCTTCTCCACTTTTGATTGCTCATTAAAGTCACTGTAACTTGTGAAAGATGAATATTTGGCTAAATGAGAGAATGATTCAATGGTTAATGTGACACCCTCCTGTACACAGGTAACCAGCACAGACGAACAGAAATTTATACCTTGAATTTTCATGCTTTgcaataagaaataaatatatgaCAATACACACTAATGCCAACTTCATATCTAACAATCATTAGAAAAAATCCTTTTCAAAACGAAAGGAATAGAAACCAGCCTTCTTTGAGCTTCTTCTATGTCCTAGAAGCAATCAAATACAGCATAAGATGCACATTACAATACGTGCCTGGACAAGGAACATATTGGGGCCTGACTAGCCAAGACAACTTTTAAAGGTCAGAAGGTTCAATTGAAAATCTAACAAAAAGGGTGTTATCCATGCAAAAGAGaagtttcaagaaaaaaacataacaGACAGATCTCTTCCATTGGACAAGGCAGAGAGAGGTTGCAACTGAATGAACAATAACAGCGATTTCAAGCTTTTGCAGGTCCTCTGATAACAATATGTACTTGCAGGTCTTAAGCAAGACAAATGAACTTTTGTAGATATCATGATTAAGACTCAATTCTTGAAAATTTATATGTTGatagaagaacaaaaaaaacagCTAAACCGAAAAGAGAAGgttcaaaaacaacaaacGGAGAGGACAAGAATAGATGCGTGAGAAAGACATGAAGGatagacaaaaataaacaaatgacTTACTTCCAGTGAGACAACTGGTGAGTACCCAATCTGGTTTCGAGCAGCAGTGCAGTCAAAAGTTCTAGTATGTGAAGCTAATTGAATGTAATGAGCTGACATTGAATGGTTGTGTTTTATCAATCCATACTTTTCAGTCAtcaatttgaagaacaatAGAATATACCGAGCCATCTTAGCAGGAACTTTCACTAATGGCCTGCAATCATGGGgtaaaaaggaaacaaaactgaattcaaaagaacaaagaagatcccaaacaaacatcaaaagaataaaaaccaAGAGTGTCTCCAGCACTTTAGTCCACAGCAGTATTCAAGCGAAAGCACATAGAAGATGCCAATACAGAAGATCACATATTGGAAGCAGCAAAAGGTGaagataaaattaaattaaattggtCAATTTAGGATTtgaaaagaaactaattttttcaatatttcataGAAACGTAAGTGCTTGTCATTTCATGCTCGTGTGAATCATGGGTTGACTTGGAGTGATTCCAAAACAACTACAATGTGATGCTGAAGGCTGATACAATGACAGAATTTTTATAACTTATCTATCTGTTCCTTTATAACCTAAAATCCCCCAAACCAGCTTTGCAGGCTCGCGTTAAGAACTGGGGACCcacaccaaacccaaaaactcTTCAGGAGGCACGAAACTCCAGCAAATAGCTAGATAGGTACCTAGAGAGAAAATCCCAGACCATGTGGGAGCAAACCTCGTTGGTTTTCTAATTTCTATATTGGAGTGATTCCAATTCCCTCTGGGCCAATTAAATATGCTGGAGTAGGTCTCTATCTCtcttcccttcctttctcttACCAGTGTCCTACATCAAATAATGCATGCAAGATGAGTGTAAATGATGCAGGACGCATAGGAcctaaatttattagtttcctaatgtatttgttagtttcctagattctctagttttccaaattctaGTAGGACTTCTACTTTTCCAGATTTCCAGAtttctagttttaagtttcctattttatttgggttagAATTTCTGTTTAAGCAAGGGATTTTTATCCTGTTATgtctaggttttagtttgctataaatacccccatgtagttctttaaaattcagatttgaATGTTGAGTAAACCTTTTCTTAGAACTCTCTGATTTCGTCCCTTCGATCTATATTTCTTCTCCTCGATCTCTGatattcttctttgttctACTGTTTCTGTCCTTTATCTCGTCTTTTCGATCTCTATTTCTTCTCCTCGGTCTCTTATATTCTTCTCTGTTCTATTGTTTGAGTGCTTAATCTAATACCTACGGGCTGTACTACATCAGTAAAATCTCTCATAGAAGAATATAAGAATGCTTGCTTTACCTTTGATATCCCAGGCCATCCAAGATGAGTGTTACAAACTCCCAAAAATTTGCAGGCTCAAGATTTGTGATGAAAAAAGCCTGCAGATTGATTACAAAGGAATACATCCTTATCCATGGACCTAgtagaaacagaaaaataagatTCTTTACACACCCAAGAGACTGTAATTGTAGGAGTACCTTTCCAGCCGCGGAGACCATCCGGTTATCCAGAGCTTCTTCTGCACAGATATGAGCATGAGTAACATTCTCAGCGTATGTAAAATCCGATCTGTTTTCGCCACTCCCTATAATAAACTGAAATGAGAATCTATGTTACTTTAAAAGACTGAAAGACTGTTTTTCATGTCTTAGAATCTCACGACTATGGAAGGATAAGATATTAAACCACATGATGAACAAGTTACTATCTGCAGCATATACATAAATTGTCCCTATTTTGGGTGTAAAAAATACAGGGAtgacagagaaagaaaaaaatggtaaaggaagaggagagggggagagagagagagagagagagaagggaattATTATACATTTCAGTTGGTATTAATCGTTGGTCATATACAAACATCAATTATGTATGATACTAAACTAAAGCTACGACATTAACAAAGGATATGTAAAACAGTAGATGTGATGACATGAACAAACAGTTAGATTCCCTTTCTCCAAATCTTTCGTTTACCTTTCCCCAGCCAGATTTTGCCAAATTAACTAAAAATGGCACAAGATGAGAGTCTCCATGTCCAAATACATTGCTAGGCCGAAGTGCACATGTTAAAAGACCATCAATGTCATTAGAACGCAGGACAAGTGCTTCTGCTTGGGCCTTGAAGTCACTCAACATATCATCAAACTGTAGCAAGGATCAGAAAAccaaataagaaagaaagtttagtagaaaagaaaaagaaggcaaTGTTCCACTATTAACATGAACAAGAAGTCCCTTGACAATGACCATACTTTCCAAGGGTAAGGCAAGGATTCATCTCCGTTATTTATATCATGCGATCCATCAAAAACTACATCTGCAGAACTGTTGTATATTAGCCGTCTAACTTTGCACTCTCGACAACCACTGATAACATTTTTCGCACCTAAACAAGTATTTTAGATGAAATTAATCAGTAATTCCACCAAATTATGCATGGCCAAAAAATGGGATTTGTTCCTTCATAAGCAGGGATGTACCTTGAACAACAATCATATAGCAGTGGTAAAAATCGTCTGTACGTAAATCAGCCCCATCGAAATAGAACACTACAGATGAACCTTTGATAGCTGCAAGAGATGTCGGTCATAATATGCACAGTTAATTTCGAAACTCAAGTTTTGATATTATGGGAAATGATAAAAATCTCCTAACCAAGGCAACCAGATATCAAGGGAGAGAAGTTACCCATACAGCTAAAGGCAAGGGCTATCAATTACTGCTCAGATTATATACCCATCAAATTTCATCATAATTATTTTACCCTTATTTcttaaatggaaaaaaaaataaaatgaaaacttataattttcttctctcctGTTCCATGACCAAAGTGGGGTTCATCTGGCCATTAGCCAGTTTATGGTAGATTGCTTTTTAGGGATTTTAAGTTaaagaaattttgaaaagattGCAAATAATCAAGGGTAAGATGATATTAAAGGACCTTTTGTACCAATTCTCAATTTATCCTCTTTCCATGTCCACATTTCATTCCTATTTGGATTCCATTCTAATGGTcactcagcaaccaaacactACCTGAGTAAAACATTGGCATTGAGGTATGAATCAGACGTTTTGACAAATACAACATTTGTAAATCAGACGTTTTGACAAATACGACATTTGTACATTAATTTTAGGTTTATTTTTCCATTCCTTCAGTCTGGTTTCCCATAATTTTTGAGagattttatctttttgtttttcacgGTTATATCTCTAAATCCCATTAATACTTATTTCTACCTACTTTTAAAGTTTTAATGTTGAAAAACTCCTAATACTTTCGAACTCTGTTCAACTTTTATTCTAAATTGCAATTTTCATAGCAACCCTTTTAATGAAAACTAGAAAACGAATGAATAAATCAAAACCTAATACTTAAAGCCGGAATCAAGCACTTGCACCAGTTCAGTCCTAAGCCTACCaattctttcaaaattttctcgCATTTTCTCAGACAGGAACCAACCAAACACGAACACAAACacgaaaaggaaaacaaatgaACAATGAAACTCCGAAAATATTTTACCAGTGATGATTTGAGACTTGTCGCGAACATCGACGCCGTGTAAGGAAGCGATGCCAGAGGAGAGAGCTTGCGAAAGGAGCGAGTCGCGCTCGGAGGGATCGAGATGGAGAGACTGAGTCGAATCGGCGACTCGAACGATCCACTTACCGAGTTTCAAGAGCCTGAGGACCAGCGATCTCCCGAGGAAGCCTCGGCCACCGAAGACCACGCAGGTTCTCGGCTTAGGGTTCAGCTCCGCTAACCGATCGTCCATCGCCATTTTCTCCAGAAACCAGGGATTTTCTAGAGAGCGAGAGAGCGTGTgcgtgtgcgtgtgtgtgtgctTGGCGCGGAAATTAGAGTGAAATGGTGAGTCGTGACTAGTGtgtgatttgtttgtttctttacgCTTCGGAGGTGGGTTCCATAGGGTTTAGGGTCCATATCgaccccaaaa
The window above is part of the Prunus dulcis chromosome 1, ALMONDv2, whole genome shotgun sequence genome. Proteins encoded here:
- the LOC117614277 gene encoding 3beta-hydroxysteroid-dehydrogenase/decarboxylase isoform X3, which produces MAMDDRLAELNPKPRTCVVFGGRGFLGRSLVLRLLKLGKWIVRVADSTQSLHLDPSERDSLLSQALSSGIASLHGVDVRDKSQIITAIKGSSVVFYFDGADLRTDDFYHCYMIVVQGAKNVISGCRECKVRRLIYNSSADVVFDGSHDINNGDESLPYPWKFDDMLSDFKAQAEALVLRSNDIDGLLTCALRPSNVFGHGDSHLVPFLVNLAKSGWGKKKLWITGWSPRLERPLVKVPAKMARYILLFFKLMTEKYGLIKHNHSMSAHYIQLASHTRTFDCTAARNQIGYSPVVSLEEGVTLTIESFSHLAKYSSFTSYSDFNEQSKVEKLLGSGEVADILLWRDEKKSFTYFLALSLLFYWFFLCGRTFASSVSKLLLLVSFGLYGYGILPPKILGLTVKSLSLSCFEIPEMAVKDMIATIAYLWNRGVGYMRQLAQGDDWDIFFKFAASLYFLKLISSQALTVVIGVALVFAFTLFFIYEQYESEIDGFAKLLFNSTMLVFGSLRTNVPASVQLFLENHGIWRHGKGHATIKHQK
- the LOC117614277 gene encoding 3beta-hydroxysteroid-dehydrogenase/decarboxylase isoform X2, giving the protein MAMDDRLAELNPKPRTCVVFGGRGFLGRSLVLRLLKLGKWIVRVADSTQSLHLDPSERDSLLSQALSSGIASLHGVDVRDKSQIITAIKGSSVVFYFDGADLRTDDFYHCYMIVVQGAKNVISGCRECKVRRLIYNSSADVVFDGSHDINNGDESLPYPWKFDDMLSDFKAQAEALVLRSNDIDGLLTCALRPSNVFGHGDSHLVPFLVNLAKSGWGKGVAKTDRILHTLRMLLMLISVQKKLWITGWSPRLERPLVKVPAKMARYILLFFKLMTEKYGLIKHNHSMSAHYIQLASHTRTFDCTAARNQIGYSPVVSLEEGVTLTIESFSHLAKYSSFTSYSDFNEQSKVEKLLGSGEVADILLWRDEKKSFTYFLALSLLFYWFFLCGRTFASSVSKLLLLVSFGLYGYGILPPKILGLTVKSLSLSCFEIPEMAVKDMIATIAYLWNRGVGYMRQLAQGDDWDIFFKFAASLYFLKLISSQALTVVIGVALVFAFTLFFIYEQYESEIDGFAKLLFNSTMLVFGSLRTNVPASVQLFLENHGIWRHGKGHATIKHQK
- the LOC117614277 gene encoding 3beta-hydroxysteroid-dehydrogenase/decarboxylase isoform X1, producing the protein MAMDDRLAELNPKPRTCVVFGGRGFLGRSLVLRLLKLGKWIVRVADSTQSLHLDPSERDSLLSQALSSGIASLHGVDVRDKSQIITAIKGSSVVFYFDGADLRTDDFYHCYMIVVQGAKNVISGCRECKVRRLIYNSSADVVFDGSHDINNGDESLPYPWKFDDMLSDFKAQAEALVLRSNDIDGLLTCALRPSNVFGHGDSHLVPFLVNLAKSGWGKFIIGSGENRSDFTYAENVTHAHICAEEALDNRMVSAAGKAFFITNLEPANFWEFVTLILDGLGYQRPLVKVPAKMARYILLFFKLMTEKYGLIKHNHSMSAHYIQLASHTRTFDCTAARNQIGYSPVVSLEEGVTLTIESFSHLAKYSSFTSYSDFNEQSKVEKLLGSGEVADILLWRDEKKSFTYFLALSLLFYWFFLCGRTFASSVSKLLLLVSFGLYGYGILPPKILGLTVKSLSLSCFEIPEMAVKDMIATIAYLWNRGVGYMRQLAQGDDWDIFFKFAASLYFLKLISSQALTVVIGVALVFAFTLFFIYEQYESEIDGFAKLLFNSTMLVFGSLRTNVPASVQLFLENHGIWRHGKGHATIKHQK